A region from the Thalassophryne amazonica chromosome 2, fThaAma1.1, whole genome shotgun sequence genome encodes:
- the LOC117504526 gene encoding zinc finger protein 585A-like, protein MSNVKLLRTLLKHRVIAPDENILELFERTIAEYEEEISRLKEENKRLKGCGAVLKPEDKADMQQLSVAKEDILPEKQEFNQRLSEEDSKPPTIKEEQEQLPQLEEADITNFPLTLVIVKGENDDDEKPQSSPLYQREIDESTEAEPVANSSAAHVTLKLEPDGDNCKGLVAAKSSCLHSQLQPGDKSSGCSENETDDSYEWKETKETHSGLNSVKNCDIHVGDSRCKIAKKQLNCSEYTITFGNTNATKQHKRIQVSKKPFSCPECGKRLGQKGHLNRHMRLHTAEKRFGCTECGEIFRRMCHLKKHMHIHTGEKTFDCSECGKIFGKKWNLIIHKRSHTGDKPFSCSECNKKFGRKSSLKKHMRIHTGERPFACPDCGKRFARGGSLKIHTRIHTGEKPFGCPECNKRFGLKGRLNIHMRIHTGEKPFSCSECGERFGRKGTLNRHMRIHTGEKPFTCSKCGRRFREKGNLNKHMRIHSGLYMQRLSVNKEDALPQQKEWNLSLSQDKSSPPKVKEEQEKLWASQEEEQHDQLEENDFSNLPFTVVTVKLENEEKPQSPQLYQSQTDDGTEADPGASSTPEHITLKIEPDEVYYGGPQPASISDPDSDGRSSYCSETETDDSYEWKQTRESHSSLNCLKNSDVSVSDQRCGLAKTQFNCSEYEQTFGHLSRFNQKATQATEKALKSLEGRRRWKKDGHLGTHVKKHTGEKLHACLECGKRFGAKSSLNVHMRIHTGEKTFCCFECGKRFRENGHLNTHMRIHTGDKPFGCCKCGKRFGQKGHLNSHMKNHTGDKPHGCLECGKRFGIKSRLNAHMRIHTGEKTFGCFECGKKFRENGHLVTHMRIHTGEKPFGCSVCGKEFREKGDLNKHMRIHTGEKPFGCSECGESFRTKGTLNKHMRIHTGEKPFSCLECGKTFREKSNLNTHMKIHTGEKPFGCSVCGKRFREKGDLNKHMRIHTGEKPFGCPVCGKNFREKGGLNKHMRVHVGEKSFE, encoded by the exons ACATGCAGCAGCTGTCAGTGGCAAAAGAAGACATTCTCCCTGAGAAACAGGAGTTTAATCAGAGACTCAGCGAGGAGGACTCAAAGCCTCCAACCATTAAAGAAGAACAGGAGCAGCTTCCCCAACTGGAAGAAGCCGATATCACCAACTTCCCTTTGACACTTGTGATTGTGAAGGGTGAAAATGATGACGATGAGAAACCACAGTCATCGCCGCTTTATCAAAGAGAAATTGATGAGAGTACAGAGGCAGAGCCTGTAGCCAACAGCTCAGCTGCACATGTCACACTAAAACTGGAACCTGACGGAGACAACTGTAAAGGTCTGGTAGCAGCCAAGAGCTCCTGTCTACATAGTCAGTTACAACCAGGTGATAAGAGTTCAGGCTGTTCCGAAAATGAGACTGATGACAGCTATGAATGGAAGGAGACTAAGGAAACTCATTCAGGATTAAACTCAGTGAAAAACTGTGATATCCACGTAGGTGATAGCAGATGTAAAATTGCCAAGAAACAGTTGAACTGCTCTGAATATACGATAACATTTGGTAACACGAACGCTACGAAACAGCACAAGAGAATTCAAGTAAGCAAGAAACCATTCAGTTGCCCAGAGTGTGGTAAAAGACTTGGTCAAAAGGGCCATCTGAACAGGCATATGCGACTTCACACAGCAGAGAAACGTTTTGGTTGTACCGAGTGTGGTGAAATATTTCGACGAATGtgtcatctgaaaaaacacatgcaTATTCATACTGGGGAGAAaacatttgactgttctgagtgtggaaaaatATTTGGGAAAAAATGGAATCTTATTATACACAAGAGAAGTCATACCGGGgacaaaccatttagctgttctgagtgtAATAAaaaatttggacgaaagagcagtttgaaaaaacacatgagaattcatacgggAGAGAGACCATTTGCTTGTCCAGACTGCGGTAAAAGATTTGCACGAGGAGGTAGTCTGAAAATACAcacgagaattcatacaggagaaaaaccatttggGTGTCCAGAGTGTAACAAAAGATTTGGACTTAAGGGCCGTCTAAAcatacacatgagaattcatacgggagagaaaccatttagctgctcTGAATGTGgtgaaagatttggacgaaagggcactctgaacagacatatgagaattcatacaggagagaaaccatttaccTGCTCCAAGTGTGGCCGCAGATTTAGAGAAAAGGGCAATTtgaacaaacacatgagaattcattcaGGATTGT ACATGCAGCGGCTATCAGTGAATAAAGAAGATGCGCTCCCTCAGCAAAAAGAGTGGAATCTCAGTCTCAGCCAGGACAAATCAAGCCCCCCCAAAGTTAAGGAAGAACAAGAGAAACTGTGGGCAAGTCAGGAAGAAGAGCAACATGACCAGCTGGAGGAGAATGATTTCAGCAACTTGCCTTTTACTGTTGTCACTGTGAAGCTCGAAAATGAGGAAAAACCTCAGTCTCCGCAGCTTTATCAGAGTCAAACTGATGATGGAACAGAGGCAGATCCTGGAGCCAGCAGCACACCTGAACACATCACACTGAAAATAGAACCTGATGAAGTGTactatggaggaccacaaccagccagcatctCAGATCCTGATAGTGATGGCAGGAGTTCATACTGTTctgaaactgagactgatgacagttatgaatGGAAACAGACCAGGGAATCCCATTCAAGTTTAAACTGTCTGAAAAACAGTGATGTCTCCGTCAGTGATCAGAGATGTGGTCTTGCTAAGACACAATTTAACTGTTCTGAATATGAACAAACATTTGGTCATTTAAGCCGTTTCAATCAAAAGGCAACACAAGCAACTGAAAAAGCATTGAAATCCCTTGAGGGTCGAAGAAGGTGGAAAAAAGATGGTCACCTGGGCACACACGTGAAAaagcatacaggagagaaactacATGCCTGCCttgagtgtggtaaaaggtttggaGCAAAGAGCAGCTTAAAtgtacacatgagaattcatacaggagaaaaaacattttgctgttttgagtgtggcaaaagatttAGAGAAAATGGccatctgaacacacacatgagaattcatacaggagacaaACCGTTTGGCTGTTGTAAGTGCGGTAAGAGATTTGGGCAAAAGGGCCATCTGAATTCACACATGAAAAATCATACAGGAGACAAACCACATGGCTGCCTtgagtgtggcaaaagatttggAATAAAGAGCAGACTGAatgcacacatgagaattcatacaggagaaaaaacaTTTGGTTGTTTTGAATGTGGCAAAAAATTTAGAGAAAATGGCCATCTGGTCacgcacatgagaattcatacaggagagaaaccgttTGGCTGTTCTGTATGTGGTAAAGAATTCAGAGAAAAGGGTGACCTCAacaaacacatgagaattcatactggagagaaaccatttggctgttctgagtgtggtgagAGTTTTAGAACAAAGGGTACTCTAAacaaacacatgagaattcatactggAGAAAAACCATTTAGTTGTTTAGAGTGTGGTAAAACATTTAGAGAAAAGAGCAATCTGAACACCCACATGAAAATTCACACAGGGGAGAAACCGTTTGGCTGCTCtgtgtgtggtaaaagatttagagAAAAGGGAGACTtgaacaaacacatgagaattcacacaggagagaaaccatttggctgtcctGTATGTGGTAAAAATTTTAGGGAAAAGGGTGGTCTGAACAAGCACATGAGAGTTCATGTGGGAGAGAAATCATTTGaataa